The proteins below are encoded in one region of Segatella copri:
- a CDS encoding DUF3810 domain-containing protein, translated as MKILHTLRLDRMKWRHWVLLLLLILVTLTKMIPLWGAIYTYHVYPVIGSLLSPISGIFPFAVGDIFIALSIAWVVLYPIYEMGLRKKLARRFIFLAAKSGGYAKKKAVFGRVIEYLLWVYVWFYAAWGLNYSQPVIYYRVGMQPAEVSEEKFRKFAYQYADSLNLLSEERRGKSEKFNCIVDDKLKNRVRDAVLKEYNKIGYREGINPPFNQHPHAKTMVFTPISSMSGVTGSMGPFFCEFTLNGDILAHDYPATYAHEFAHFLGIANEGEANFYSYLVCTASQDKAVKFSGYYHILPHVLYNVFDILGEKEGEKYLKYIRPEIIRLLKSDRQYWQNKRCKALDAAQDFFFELYLRGNHVEGGRKSYAGVIGLILAWENKQETVEKNAQNQKKK; from the coding sequence ATGAAGATATTACATACTTTACGACTCGACAGAATGAAGTGGCGCCACTGGGTACTGCTGCTGTTGCTCATCCTCGTCACCCTTACCAAGATGATTCCTCTCTGGGGAGCTATCTACACCTACCATGTTTATCCCGTTATCGGCAGCCTTCTTTCGCCCATCTCAGGCATCTTTCCCTTTGCCGTGGGCGATATTTTCATTGCTCTCAGCATCGCCTGGGTCGTCCTCTATCCTATCTACGAGATGGGATTACGGAAGAAACTCGCCCGTCGGTTTATCTTTCTTGCTGCCAAGAGCGGCGGCTATGCGAAGAAAAAGGCGGTTTTCGGAAGGGTAATTGAATATCTGCTGTGGGTATATGTATGGTTTTATGCAGCTTGGGGACTGAACTATTCGCAGCCTGTTATCTATTATAGAGTAGGCATGCAGCCTGCTGAGGTTTCGGAAGAGAAGTTCCGGAAATTTGCCTACCAGTATGCTGACAGCCTCAACCTTTTGAGTGAAGAACGGAGAGGGAAGAGTGAAAAATTCAATTGTATTGTGGATGATAAACTGAAGAATCGGGTGCGGGATGCGGTTCTGAAGGAATATAACAAGATAGGCTATCGGGAGGGCATCAATCCGCCTTTCAACCAGCATCCGCATGCCAAGACGATGGTGTTTACGCCCATCAGTTCGATGTCGGGTGTAACCGGCAGCATGGGACCATTCTTCTGCGAATTTACGCTGAACGGCGATATTCTTGCACACGATTATCCTGCTACCTATGCCCATGAATTTGCTCATTTCCTGGGCATTGCTAACGAAGGAGAGGCAAATTTCTACAGTTATCTCGTCTGTACGGCATCACAGGATAAGGCGGTGAAATTCAGCGGATATTACCACATTCTGCCCCATGTATTATATAATGTATTCGACATTCTCGGCGAAAAGGAGGGTGAGAAATATCTGAAATATATCCGTCCTGAGATAATCAGGCTACTGAAAAGCGACCGCCAATACTGGCAGAACAAAAGATGCAAGGCACTGGATGCTGCCCAGGATTTCTTCTTCGAACTCTATCTGAGAGGCAACCATGTAGAAGGCGGCAGAAAGAGCTATGCCGGCGTCATCGGTCTGATTCTGGCTTGGGAGAACAAGCAGGAAACTGTAGAGAAGAATGCCCAGAACCAGAAGAAGAAATGA
- a CDS encoding DUF6377 domain-containing protein: protein MRHLFVIIITLLMLQPICAKADNSQLYKQLDAAIEKRAHYVEVKEKSLNDIKQGAKYVTSNEDKLKLYEQLANGYKAYEYDSAMTYVKKGLVLAQKSNNILYHKRFQLSQTSLLITRGFYAEAKNIMQKIEPKEEDPLDYQFQYYYTLYGLYNNWSTYCENNEFSKIYDQQKVEYLKKTLELSPKKDAFYYYLLGEFYYYSNHSNNNKTIQYYKKALSMEKPDSRLHAMTAFALSEVYQKANNQKLTEHYLLVAAISDITSAIKENVALQNIALFIYKHKTRSLNKAQEYINLSLEDAYAYNNRLRRIEISSKLQMITNAYTDDIKTTNRLLNIALLVIILLLLGVGISSLFIRKKNRLLKQKKDEITATSAKMEILNEQLHLINDELKNTNQKRERLVKVYIDLSYKNIERNQKLRTLAVRKIKANQSKELLSLLSSSSSTERENKEFLTEFDKSFLALYPTFINELNQQLTESAHIQLKENGEMPPILRVCALLRLGITESSKIAGILSYSPQTVYNYRSLLKNNAIDKEHFEENVLRLCMVIAD, encoded by the coding sequence AAGTAAAAGAGAAAAGTCTGAACGACATCAAGCAGGGTGCCAAATATGTAACCAGCAACGAGGACAAGCTCAAGCTTTACGAGCAACTCGCCAATGGATACAAAGCCTACGAGTATGATTCGGCGATGACTTACGTAAAAAAAGGCCTTGTTCTTGCCCAAAAGAGCAACAACATCTTATATCATAAAAGATTCCAACTTAGCCAAACCAGCCTGCTTATCACACGTGGATTCTATGCTGAAGCAAAAAACATCATGCAGAAGATAGAACCCAAGGAAGAAGATCCGCTTGACTATCAGTTTCAATACTATTATACACTTTACGGACTATACAACAACTGGTCAACCTATTGTGAAAACAATGAATTCAGCAAGATTTACGACCAGCAGAAAGTGGAATACCTGAAGAAAACATTAGAACTGTCGCCAAAGAAAGATGCATTCTATTACTACCTGCTGGGAGAGTTTTACTATTACAGCAATCATTCCAACAATAACAAGACCATCCAATACTACAAAAAAGCACTGAGTATGGAAAAGCCGGACAGCCGTCTCCATGCCATGACCGCCTTTGCCCTATCCGAAGTATACCAGAAAGCCAACAACCAGAAACTGACGGAACATTACCTGCTGGTTGCAGCCATCTCAGACATCACTTCTGCCATAAAAGAAAACGTAGCCCTGCAAAACATCGCACTCTTCATCTACAAACATAAGACCAGAAGTCTGAACAAAGCCCAGGAATACATCAACCTATCCCTGGAAGATGCTTATGCATACAACAACCGGTTGCGCCGCATTGAGATTTCATCCAAATTGCAGATGATTACCAATGCCTATACAGATGACATCAAAACAACTAACAGATTGCTCAACATCGCCCTGTTGGTCATTATCCTGCTCCTACTTGGAGTAGGTATTAGCAGTCTGTTCATCCGCAAGAAGAACAGGCTTCTGAAACAAAAGAAAGATGAAATCACAGCTACGTCGGCAAAAATGGAAATTCTAAATGAACAATTGCATCTCATCAACGACGAATTGAAGAATACCAATCAGAAACGCGAGAGATTGGTAAAGGTATATATTGACCTGAGCTATAAGAATATAGAGAGGAACCAAAAGCTACGAACATTGGCTGTAAGAAAGATAAAGGCCAACCAGAGTAAGGAGTTGCTGAGCCTCCTTTCTTCCTCATCAAGTACAGAAAGGGAAAACAAGGAGTTTTTGACTGAATTCGACAAGTCTTTCCTAGCTCTGTACCCAACTTTTATAAACGAACTGAACCAGCAACTCACAGAATCGGCTCACATCCAACTGAAAGAGAATGGGGAAATGCCCCCTATCCTCCGTGTGTGCGCCCTGTTAAGATTAGGCATTACTGAAAGTTCCAAGATAGCCGGCATCCTGTCTTATTCGCCACAAACCGTATACAACTACCGTTCCCTGCTCAAGAACAATGCCATAGACAAGGAGCACTTCGAAGAAAATGTGCTCAGACTCTGCATGGTGATAGCCGACTGA
- a CDS encoding 5-methyltetrahydropteroyltriglutamate--homocysteine S-methyltransferase, whose product MSNVRNIHFEAVGSYLRPAELKEARAKFADGQISATDLRAVEDRLITEVISQQKAHRLPYITDGEFRRSYWHLDFMWGFNGVEHIELEHGYQFHGEETTKGSIQLIGKITGENHPFIKDFLFVKQFEELDANGEYIFEAKQTVPAPAQFLAELFRGKNAENTRKFYPNTTQLIEDIAQAYRTFFQEIYAAGCRTVQLDDCTWGMIVDSDYWKAKVGTGFTLEQEALQYLKVNNLAIEGKPEGLTINTHVCRGNYHSCYATKGAYDAVAPYLFAHEKVDTFYLEYDDERSGGFEPLKYVADGKKVVLGLVTSKSPVLEDKATVIARIREAARYIPLDRLSLSPQCGFASCEIGNKLTDAEQWAKIDLVREISEEVWG is encoded by the coding sequence ATGAGCAACGTAAGAAATATACATTTTGAGGCAGTGGGCAGCTATTTGCGCCCTGCAGAGTTGAAGGAAGCAAGAGCTAAGTTTGCTGATGGACAGATTTCTGCCACCGACCTTCGCGCCGTAGAAGACCGGCTGATTACTGAGGTCATCAGTCAGCAGAAGGCGCATCGCCTGCCTTATATCACCGATGGCGAGTTCCGCCGCAGCTATTGGCATCTCGACTTTATGTGGGGATTCAATGGCGTGGAGCATATCGAACTGGAGCATGGCTACCAGTTCCATGGCGAGGAGACAACCAAGGGTTCTATCCAACTGATTGGCAAGATTACCGGCGAGAATCATCCTTTTATCAAGGATTTCCTGTTTGTGAAGCAGTTTGAAGAGTTGGATGCCAATGGCGAATATATCTTCGAGGCAAAGCAGACGGTTCCTGCTCCGGCACAGTTTCTTGCCGAACTGTTCCGTGGCAAGAATGCCGAGAATACCCGCAAGTTCTATCCTAACACTACCCAGCTGATTGAGGATATTGCTCAGGCTTACCGCACCTTCTTCCAGGAGATTTATGCAGCCGGTTGCCGTACCGTCCAGCTGGATGACTGCACCTGGGGAATGATTGTGGATAGCGATTACTGGAAGGCTAAGGTGGGCACAGGTTTCACCCTTGAGCAGGAAGCCCTGCAATATCTGAAGGTGAACAATCTTGCCATCGAGGGCAAACCGGAGGGGTTGACCATCAACACCCACGTATGCCGTGGCAATTATCATTCCTGCTATGCCACCAAGGGTGCCTACGATGCCGTGGCTCCTTATCTCTTCGCTCATGAGAAGGTAGATACCTTCTATCTGGAGTATGACGATGAGCGTTCGGGTGGTTTCGAGCCGTTGAAGTATGTGGCTGATGGCAAAAAGGTGGTTCTGGGTTTGGTAACCTCTAAATCTCCTGTGCTGGAGGATAAGGCTACGGTCATCGCCCGCATCCGAGAAGCAGCCAGGTATATCCCCCTCGATCGGCTCAGTCTCAGTCCTCAATGCGGCTTCGCCTCTTGCGAGATTGGTAATAAACTGACCGATGCTGAGCAGTGGGCAAAGATAGATTTGGTTAGAGAGATTTCCGAGGAAGTTTGGGGATAA
- a CDS encoding MutS-related protein, producing MNIKENYQQYVSRYASEVAALKHKNTGFITGELLAFGGILAFLICYFALDGDTQNYLMGAALCLIAYLGIRRLDDKNKEKIEHLSALLKVYQDEIKALEGDFSPFETGDSYQNPQHPYSFDLDVFGKSSLFNRICRTITSGGSEALARNLTRETPLGMEDIKRRRDLQKELAGEGENWRMEFLALGEKNRSQTVNGKMKKIDSAAVVDAMQKVSKMEVPAWFGSPVSLVIGWMLIIGVIGSVILSICDMVSVNFALWWVLVQYMVVFFVCKQTLDKIDSNGGKLRHQLIAYAQILQLINRRNFHSESGKEMQKSLADALPSFAQLEKILKGYDRRGNFLGLFFTDAFMLSDFFLVRSFLKWKNTYMMKMEEWMHIISEMDAMVSMADFRYNHPEAEEAEFVSGSPEADTESDVSENAGIGSPEIVFEGKNLYHPFLGAKAVKNDFTIKDDNYYIITGANMAGKSTFLRSLGVNYILAMAGMPVFADQLKISRFRLFSSMRTTDDLTHGISYFNAELIRLEELLKFCRESAEGYKEPLRTLIILDEILKGTNSLDKLNGSRKFLEAIAKQPVSGIIATHDLELSKMENDASGKFHNYCFEIDLGTDVTYTYKIQKGVARNQNATFLLNKILEKY from the coding sequence ATGAATATCAAGGAGAATTATCAACAATATGTAAGCCGATACGCTTCTGAGGTGGCTGCCCTGAAGCATAAGAATACGGGATTTATAACGGGCGAGCTGCTGGCTTTTGGCGGCATTCTCGCCTTTCTGATCTGCTATTTCGCATTGGATGGAGATACGCAGAACTATCTGATGGGTGCGGCGTTGTGCCTGATTGCCTATCTGGGAATCAGACGACTTGACGACAAGAACAAGGAGAAGATAGAGCATCTTTCGGCTTTGCTCAAGGTTTATCAGGACGAAATCAAGGCTTTGGAGGGCGATTTCTCGCCTTTCGAAACGGGCGATTCCTATCAGAATCCGCAGCATCCTTATTCCTTCGACCTCGATGTCTTCGGCAAGAGTTCGCTGTTCAACCGTATCTGCCGAACCATCACATCGGGCGGTTCGGAGGCACTCGCCAGGAATCTTACCCGGGAAACGCCTTTGGGCATGGAGGATATCAAAAGAAGAAGAGATTTGCAGAAGGAATTGGCTGGAGAAGGCGAAAACTGGCGAATGGAATTCCTGGCACTTGGCGAAAAGAACAGAAGCCAGACTGTGAATGGCAAGATGAAAAAGATTGATTCCGCTGCGGTGGTGGATGCGATGCAGAAGGTTTCGAAGATGGAGGTGCCGGCATGGTTTGGGTCTCCGGTTTCGCTCGTTATCGGATGGATGCTGATTATCGGAGTCATCGGTTCCGTGATTTTATCGATATGCGATATGGTTTCGGTGAATTTCGCCTTGTGGTGGGTGTTGGTTCAATACATGGTGGTGTTCTTCGTCTGCAAGCAGACACTTGATAAGATAGACAGCAATGGCGGCAAGCTTCGACATCAGCTCATCGCCTATGCCCAGATACTTCAGCTTATCAACAGGCGCAATTTCCATAGCGAATCAGGCAAGGAGATGCAGAAATCCCTGGCAGATGCCCTGCCTTCCTTTGCCCAACTGGAAAAGATATTGAAGGGGTATGACAGAAGAGGCAACTTCCTCGGTCTTTTCTTCACCGATGCCTTCATGCTGAGCGATTTCTTCCTGGTTCGCAGTTTCCTGAAATGGAAGAATACCTATATGATGAAGATGGAGGAATGGATGCATATCATCAGCGAGATGGATGCGATGGTTTCGATGGCGGATTTCAGATACAATCATCCAGAGGCGGAAGAGGCGGAATTTGTTTCGGGAAGTCCGGAAGCAGATACAGAAAGCGATGTTTCTGAAAATGCAGGAATCGGAAGTCCGGAAATCGTGTTCGAAGGCAAGAATCTCTATCATCCTTTCCTGGGTGCCAAGGCGGTGAAGAACGATTTCACCATCAAGGACGACAACTATTATATCATCACCGGAGCCAACATGGCGGGAAAGAGTACCTTCCTCCGTTCGCTGGGCGTGAACTATATCCTGGCAATGGCGGGTATGCCGGTGTTTGCGGATCAGCTGAAGATTTCCCGTTTCAGATTGTTCTCGAGTATGAGAACCACCGATGATCTGACGCATGGCATCTCTTATTTCAATGCAGAATTGATTAGATTGGAGGAGCTGCTGAAGTTCTGCAGGGAAAGTGCAGAGGGCTATAAGGAGCCACTCCGAACGCTGATTATTCTGGATGAGATTCTGAAGGGAACGAATTCATTGGATAAGCTGAATGGTTCGAGAAAGTTCCTCGAAGCCATTGCCAAGCAGCCGGTGAGCGGTATCATCGCTACCCACGATCTGGAGCTCTCCAAGATGGAGAATGATGCATCAGGAAAATTCCACAACTATTGTTTCGAGATAGATTTAGGCACAGATGTTACCTATACTTATAAGATACAGAAGGGTGTGGCAAGAAACCAGAATGCCACCTTCTTACTGAATAAGATTCTGGAGAAATATTAG
- the greA gene encoding transcription elongation factor GreA, producing MEYMSQEGYDELVAELQHMVNVELPAVRDAIAEARDKGDLSENFEYHAAKREQGKLLSRISFKQKVLENARVIDKSRLKSDTVGLLSKIKITNLANKCSMNYTIVNPHEADLHSGKISIKSPIAKALLGKKAGEEVMVKVPAGLLKFRLDSVEL from the coding sequence ATGGAATATATGTCTCAGGAAGGTTACGATGAGCTCGTGGCCGAACTTCAACACATGGTTAACGTAGAGTTGCCAGCCGTTCGCGATGCGATAGCTGAGGCCCGCGATAAGGGCGACCTCAGTGAGAATTTCGAGTATCATGCAGCCAAGCGTGAGCAGGGCAAGCTTTTGAGCCGCATCAGCTTCAAGCAGAAGGTCTTGGAGAATGCCCGTGTCATCGACAAGTCTCGATTGAAGAGCGATACCGTTGGCTTGTTGAGCAAGATTAAGATTACCAATCTCGCCAACAAGTGCAGCATGAATTATACCATAGTAAATCCTCACGAGGCAGATCTCCATAGTGGCAAGATTTCCATCAAGTCGCCTATCGCCAAGGCCCTTCTGGGTAAGAAGGCAGGTGAAGAGGTCATGGTAAAGGTACCAGCCGGCTTGCTCAAATTCCGCCTGGATAGCGTGGAGCTATAA
- a CDS encoding nitroreductase family protein produces the protein MKKIFLGLAAALMLTACNENRQPEAMTSVDSASVVTDLMMSRRSIRAYKDSVISRDTLNEILKCGIHAPNGQNLQSYEIRVIDSPALIDSITQAVVKDNPKIAERKGFKNIFVNAPCVVCIAYDTTYDMAQIDCGLLGENIILAAWSKGIGSCCLGSSARWILDSPSAKPYLDRMAFSKNYKLLYCIALGYPDESPEAKPRRQDMIKFMD, from the coding sequence ATGAAGAAGATTTTCTTAGGATTGGCAGCAGCACTGATGTTGACAGCCTGCAATGAGAACAGACAGCCGGAGGCAATGACCAGCGTTGACTCTGCAAGTGTGGTAACCGATTTGATGATGAGTCGCAGAAGTATCCGTGCTTACAAGGATTCCGTCATCAGCCGCGATACCCTGAACGAGATTCTGAAATGCGGCATCCATGCGCCAAACGGTCAGAACCTGCAGTCGTACGAAATCAGAGTGATAGATTCTCCTGCCCTCATCGATTCGATAACCCAAGCCGTGGTAAAGGATAATCCTAAGATAGCAGAGCGCAAGGGCTTCAAGAACATCTTCGTGAATGCTCCATGCGTGGTTTGCATCGCCTACGATACTACTTATGATATGGCGCAGATTGATTGCGGTTTGCTTGGCGAGAACATCATTCTTGCAGCATGGTCAAAGGGCATCGGTTCCTGCTGCCTGGGCAGTTCAGCCCGTTGGATACTGGATTCTCCGTCGGCCAAGCCTTACCTCGACCGCATGGCATTCTCTAAGAATTATAAGCTGCTCTACTGCATCGCCCTGGGTTATCCTGACGAATCGCCAGAGGCAAAGCCAAGACGCCAGGACATGATCAAGTTCATGGATTAA
- a CDS encoding Lrp/AsnC family transcriptional regulator: MTTEEKLDETDIRILKLLQQNSRLTVKELAARVHLSPSPTFERQKRLEREGYIQRYGAIVDHHKLGHNVIVLCNIRLKQHTHDLIQQFMDTVQTIDQITECYNTTGDYDFQIKVYARDMKAYQDFMLNTLGNIDCIGSLHSIIVIGEIKDSHYIPVAK, encoded by the coding sequence ATGACAACAGAAGAAAAACTTGATGAAACAGACATCAGAATACTGAAGTTACTGCAGCAGAACTCCCGACTCACCGTAAAGGAACTTGCCGCAAGAGTACACCTCTCCCCTTCTCCCACCTTCGAACGACAGAAGCGACTGGAACGCGAGGGATACATCCAGCGATATGGAGCCATCGTAGACCATCACAAGTTGGGGCACAACGTGATTGTGCTCTGCAATATCCGGCTCAAGCAGCATACCCATGACCTGATTCAGCAATTCATGGATACCGTGCAGACCATCGACCAGATAACGGAGTGCTACAACACCACCGGCGATTATGACTTCCAGATCAAGGTATACGCCCGGGATATGAAAGCCTATCAGGACTTCATGCTCAACACCCTGGGAAACATCGACTGCATAGGAAGTCTGCACAGCATCATCGTGATAGGTGAAATCAAGGATTCGCATTATATTCCCGTAGCAAAATAA
- a CDS encoding M15 family metallopeptidase: protein MKAKNILMICLFISGLFCLPSKAQQPGENVSSQTIRKLGEKHFFSISTIPDDIFRLMQGKTYKKNCTVARSELRYIRCLHVDKDGRNIVGEMVVNRAIATDVLDILKKLYEAKYPIERMRLIDYWDADDERAMRANNSSSFNFRFISHTHTVSKHGRGLAVDINTLYNPYHKRLKNGKEVVEPATARPYLDRSKNHAYMIKKGDLCYRLFKAKGFRWGGDWKHSKDYQHFEK from the coding sequence ATGAAAGCAAAAAATATATTGATGATATGCCTGTTTATTTCCGGACTTTTCTGCCTCCCATCCAAGGCACAGCAGCCTGGAGAAAACGTCAGTTCTCAAACCATCAGAAAACTGGGCGAGAAGCATTTCTTCTCCATCTCCACTATTCCTGATGATATCTTCCGCCTGATGCAGGGCAAGACATACAAGAAGAACTGTACCGTGGCAAGAAGCGAACTGAGATACATAAGATGCCTGCACGTAGACAAGGACGGCAGAAACATCGTAGGAGAAATGGTGGTGAACAGGGCGATAGCCACAGATGTGCTCGATATTCTGAAAAAGCTCTACGAGGCAAAATATCCGATAGAACGGATGAGACTCATTGACTACTGGGATGCCGACGACGAAAGGGCGATGAGAGCCAACAACTCCTCCAGCTTCAACTTCCGCTTCATCTCACATACCCATACGGTATCGAAGCACGGAAGGGGACTGGCCGTAGACATCAACACCCTCTACAATCCTTACCACAAACGACTGAAGAACGGCAAGGAAGTGGTGGAACCTGCCACCGCCCGCCCCTATCTGGACCGCAGCAAGAACCACGCTTACATGATTAAGAAAGGCGACCTCTGCTACCGGCTTTTCAAGGCAAAAGGATTCCGATGGGGAGGTGACTGGAAACACAGCAAGGATTACCAGCACTTCGAAAAATAG
- a CDS encoding A1S_2505 family phage non-structural protein: protein MEDMKKGRITPSWIDSLKENEIFVFGSNLAGMHGGGAARIAHLHFGAVMGQGVGLQGQSYAIPTMQGGVETIRPYVDRFIAYAKRHPEKHFLVTPIGCGIAGFEAEDIAPLFEKAKEMKNISLPESFWEVIE, encoded by the coding sequence ATGGAAGATATGAAGAAGGGAAGAATCACTCCTAGCTGGATTGATTCATTGAAGGAGAACGAGATTTTTGTGTTTGGCAGCAATCTGGCTGGCATGCATGGTGGTGGAGCAGCCCGCATTGCCCACCTGCATTTCGGTGCCGTCATGGGACAGGGCGTAGGCTTGCAGGGGCAGAGTTATGCCATCCCTACGATGCAGGGCGGCGTGGAAACCATCCGTCCATACGTGGATAGATTCATCGCCTATGCCAAGCGACATCCCGAGAAGCATTTCCTGGTAACCCCAATAGGTTGCGGCATCGCCGGCTTCGAAGCCGAAGACATCGCCCCATTGTTCGAGAAGGCAAAGGAGATGAAGAACATCAGCCTGCCGGAGAGTTTCTGGGAGGTGATAGAATAA
- a CDS encoding ATP-binding protein translates to MIERKEYMNLLEKWRDKKAIKVVTGIRRCGKSSLLRMFREKLLSDGVSEEQVQNLNFEDLDNEPFLDYKILYAHVKQNLCPDKMNYLFFDEIQMVENFQKVIDSLFLLDNVDIYVTGSNAYLLSGEIATLLTGRYIEIKLFPFSFREFMQTQPAHTSRELAYRQYIELGSFPYIPQISQDREMVREYLSGLYNTIVLKDVVSRKKITDVMMLQSVVRFLADNIGNISVIKRISDTMTSLGRKTTSHTIENYVSALTDSYIFYPVQRYDAKGKQLLKTGQKLYLADVGLRQVINGTKGGDLGHVLENIVYLELARRGGEIYVGKAGDAEIDFVVIIGEHKAYYQVSLSVRDETTMQRELAPLKSISDNFPKYLLTLDNDPVQFHDGIKQEYVLDWLMECYDSPKK, encoded by the coding sequence ATGATAGAGCGTAAAGAATACATGAATCTCCTGGAGAAATGGAGAGACAAGAAGGCCATCAAGGTAGTAACAGGCATACGACGCTGTGGCAAGTCATCGCTGCTGAGAATGTTTAGGGAGAAACTTCTCTCGGACGGAGTATCCGAAGAACAAGTACAGAACCTCAACTTCGAGGATCTCGACAACGAACCGTTCCTCGACTATAAAATTTTATACGCACACGTAAAGCAGAACCTGTGCCCAGACAAGATGAACTATCTCTTCTTTGACGAGATACAGATGGTGGAAAATTTCCAGAAAGTGATAGACAGCCTGTTTCTGCTAGACAACGTAGACATTTACGTTACTGGCAGCAATGCCTACCTGCTCTCTGGCGAAATAGCCACCCTGCTCACCGGAAGATACATCGAAATCAAGCTCTTCCCTTTCTCCTTCCGAGAATTCATGCAGACGCAGCCTGCCCATACTTCCCGAGAGCTCGCCTATCGCCAATACATCGAACTGGGTTCCTTCCCATACATTCCCCAAATCAGCCAAGACCGAGAGATGGTGCGTGAATACCTGTCAGGTCTCTACAACACCATCGTACTGAAAGACGTGGTGAGCCGCAAGAAGATAACCGATGTGATGATGTTGCAAAGTGTGGTAAGATTCCTTGCTGACAATATAGGCAACATATCCGTAATCAAGCGCATCAGCGATACCATGACCTCGCTGGGAAGAAAGACTACATCTCATACGATAGAAAACTACGTCTCTGCCCTCACCGACAGCTATATCTTCTACCCTGTGCAGAGATATGATGCCAAGGGTAAGCAGCTATTGAAGACTGGACAGAAGCTTTATCTTGCCGACGTAGGTCTGCGCCAAGTCATCAATGGCACCAAAGGTGGCGACTTGGGGCACGTACTGGAGAACATCGTGTATCTGGAACTAGCACGACGAGGCGGAGAAATCTATGTAGGCAAAGCCGGTGATGCAGAAATAGACTTCGTGGTAATCATTGGTGAACACAAGGCATACTATCAGGTATCGCTCAGCGTAAGGGATGAGACCACGATGCAGAGAGAATTGGCACCCCTGAAGTCCATCTCCGACAATTTTCCAAAATATCTGCTCACCCTGGACAACGACCCCGTCCAGTTTCATGATGGAATCAAGCAAGAATATGTGCTCGACTGGCTTATGGAATGCTATGATTCGCCTAAAAAATAA
- a CDS encoding nitroreductase family protein, translating into MMEKNQIFENIMSRTSVRSYTDMPPLAIVVCGCLDKTLEDTEQEFWIQDCSAATENILLMAHGLGLGCVWTALYPLKERYEGMQQLLHLPKTMIPLNTLIIGYPKNQAEAKDKWKEENVSYNKWMEKNS; encoded by the coding sequence ATGATGGAAAAGAATCAGATTTTTGAAAATATTATGAGCCGTACATCGGTGAGAAGTTATACAGACATGCCACCGCTCGCCATTGTGGTTTGCGGATGCCTGGACAAGACGCTGGAAGATACAGAGCAGGAGTTCTGGATTCAAGACTGTTCGGCAGCCACGGAGAACATTCTGCTGATGGCTCACGGCCTGGGACTTGGCTGTGTATGGACAGCCCTCTACCCCCTGAAAGAACGATACGAGGGAATGCAGCAACTACTGCATCTGCCCAAGACGATGATTCCGCTCAACACCCTCATCATCGGGTATCCGAAGAATCAGGCGGAAGCAAAGGATAAGTGGAAAGAGGAGAATGTATCCTACAATAAATGGATGGAGAAAAATTCATAA